The Macaca fascicularis isolate 582-1 chromosome 12, T2T-MFA8v1.1 genome has a segment encoding these proteins:
- the KCNJ13 gene encoding inward rectifier potassium channel 13 isoform X1, with translation MDSSNCKVIAPLLSQRYQRMVTKDGHSTLQMDGAQRGLAYLRDAWGILMDMRWRWMMLVFSASFVLHWLVFAVLWYVLAEMNGDLELDHDAPPENHTICVKYITSFTAAFSFSLETQLTIGYGTMFPSGDCPSAIALLAIQMLLGLMLEAFITGAFVAKIARPKNRAFSIRFTDTAVVAHIDGKPNLIFQVANTRPSPLTSVRVSAVLYQERENGKLYQTSVDFHLDGISSEECPFFIFPLTYYHSITPSSPLATLLQHENPSHFELVVFLSAMQEGTGEICQRRTSYLPSEIMLHHCFASLLTRGSKGEYQIKMENFDKTVPEFPTPLVSKSPNRTDLDIRINGQNIDNFQISETGLTE, from the exons ATGGACAGCAGTAATTGCAAAGTTATTGCTCCCCTCCTAAGTCAAAGATACCAGAGGATGGTCACCAAGGATGGCCACAGCACACTTCAAATGGATGGCGCTCAAAGAGGTCTTGCATATCTTCGAGATGCTTGGGGAATCCTAATGGACATGCGCTGGCGTTGGATGATGTTggtcttttctgcttcttttgttCTCCACTGGCTTGTCTTTGCAGTGCTCTGGTATGTTCTAGCTGAGATGAATGGTGATCTGGAACTAGATCATGATGCCCCACCTGAAAACCACACTATCTGTGTCAAGTATATCACCAGTTTCACAGCTGCATTCTCCTTCTCCCTGGAGACACAACTCACAATTGGTTATGGTACCATGTTCCCCAGTGGTGACTGTCCAAGTGCAATCGCCTTACTTGCCATACAAATGCTCCTAGGCCTCATGCTAGAGGCTTTTATCACAG GTGCCTTTGTGGCGAAGATTGCCCGGCCAAAAAATCGAGCTTTCTCAATTCGCTTTACTGACACGGCAGTAGTAGCTCACATAGATGGCAAACCTAATCTTATCTTCCAAGTGGCCAACACCCGACCTAGCCCTCTAACCAGTGTCCGGGTCTCAGCTGTACTCtatcaggaaagagaaaatggcAAACTCTACCAGACCAGTGTAGATTTCCACCTTGATGGCATCAGTTCTGAGGAATGTCCATTCTTTATCTTTCCACTAACCTACTATCACTCCATTACACCATCAAGTCCTCTGGCTACTCTGCTCCAGCATGAAAATCCTTCCCACTTTGAATTAGTTGTATTCCTTTCAGCAATGCAGGAGGGTACTGGAGAAATATGCCAAAGGAGGACATCCTACCTACCCTCTGAGATCATGTTACATCACTGTTTTGCATCTCTGTTGACCCGAGGTTCCAAAGGTGAATATCAAATCAAGATGGAGAATTTTGACAAGACTGTCCCTGAATTTCCAACTCCTCTGGTTTCTAAAAGCCCAAACAGGACTGACCTGGATATCCGCATCAATGGACAAAACATTGACAATTTTCAGATCTCTGAGACAGGACTGACAGAATAA
- the KCNJ13 gene encoding inward rectifier potassium channel 13 isoform X2, producing the protein MDSSNCKVIAPLLSQRYQRMVTKDGHSTLQMDGAQRGLAYLRDAWGILMDMRWRWMMLVFSASFVLHWLVFAVLWCLCGEDCPAKKSSFLNSLY; encoded by the exons ATGGACAGCAGTAATTGCAAAGTTATTGCTCCCCTCCTAAGTCAAAGATACCAGAGGATGGTCACCAAGGATGGCCACAGCACACTTCAAATGGATGGCGCTCAAAGAGGTCTTGCATATCTTCGAGATGCTTGGGGAATCCTAATGGACATGCGCTGGCGTTGGATGATGTTggtcttttctgcttcttttgttCTCCACTGGCTTGTCTTTGCAGTGCTCTG GTGCCTTTGTGGCGAAGATTGCCCGGCCAAAAAATCGAGCTTTCTCAATTCGCTTTACTGA